The genomic DNA ACCCCCCCCCACACCAACCGGCACCCCCCCCAACCGCATAACCGCCCCACGCCCAAACTGCCGCTCAATCTGCAACAACGCAGAATCAAGAGCCTTCTTGCGCTGGTCTTCCATAAGCCCGCAGCCTCCGTTCAGATACGGGAGGACCCGTGGCGGGCCTTCCCTTATGGCGCTTCAGCCGGCTTCATCGTCGTCGGACCGACATCCCGGTCCGACGACGACTACGTCAGCGCAGCGCCGACCGGAGGAGGTGAAGGCTAGTGAAAGCGGACCGTTCTCGTTGCCATGGCCCACCAAGCGGTGGCAGGTCCAGGGTCTTGACGGAGGTTCCGCTCGCAGTGGCTATCGCGATGACCACACGTGTGATCGTTCGGTCGTCTCCTACCGGTTTGGCGCCGGGCACCGCCGGCAGGACGCCTGGCGGCCCCGATCGGGGCGCCTCCTCGGCCTGCATGCGCGTAAGCTTCCCAACGCCGGGTTCAGCGATTGACGCGTCGTTCGAGGCGGCCAGCACGGGGACGCAAGGTCCGAGGTTGGCGACGCCAAGGTCCGCCTTGAAGAACGCCCTGACTGCGGCGGCCAGTGCGGCCACTACCTCGACCGCCCCGTAAGGCAGCTTCTGCAGTAGTCCGAGGGGTACGCCGAGCGCTCTCATGGTTTCCGAGTCGCATGTTATCACGCTGCCACTGACTGCCCCGAACCGCGGAGCCGCCTGTTCCGGAGAGGCCGGCCTGCCGTTCAAGGTCTTGGGACGGCCGAGCTGGTCGACACCGTCGTCCGCTCCGACCAAGTAGCCGGTCAAGACGCCGCCGGTGCTCCCCTCCGCGATGGCGAGCCGCTGCCCGCGTTCACGTAGGGCAGAGACGACGAGGCGCGGCAGGTCGTCGGAGTCGGTGCCCCAGACGCTGTCGCCGAGCCTGGCGGCGACCCTCTCGACCGTGGGTCGCGCGAGCGCGGCCGCCCCGTCGAGGTCGTCGGCCTTGGCGGCCACGCGCACGTGAACGCCGTCGGCCTTCGCGTAGGTCGCGACGCTGGGGTTCGCCTGGTCGGTGAGCTCCCCGAGCGTCTCCGCCACGAGCGACTCGCCGATGCCGATCGTCTTGAACGTGCGCACGAACAGCTTGCTGCCTGGCAGCGGCAGGCGGGGGAGGGCTTCCTGGAGCCACATGCGCTCCAGCTCGCGGGGCGGACCGGGCAGTGTGACGATGTAACGCTCCCTGCCGCCCCTGGTGAGGCGCACCAACCAACCGGGCGCCGTCCCTACCGGGTTGGGAAGGACCTCCGACGAGGCGATGACGTGCGCCTGCCTGAGGTTGGACTCGGGCATGG from Trueperaceae bacterium includes the following:
- a CDS encoding CinA family nicotinamide mononucleotide deamidase-related protein, whose product is MNSVRSAEVIAVGTELLLGEVVDTNSARVAADLAEVGVDVYWSQRVGDNQARIMAALDAALERSDLVVLTGGLGPTDDDLTREAIAAVVGEPQTIDPEIEAWLRRRFAANDRPMPESNLRQAHVIASSEVLPNPVGTAPGWLVRLTRGGRERYIVTLPGPPRELERMWLQEALPRLPLPGSKLFVRTFKTIGIGESLVAETLGELTDQANPSVATYAKADGVHVRVAAKADDLDGAAALARPTVERVAARLGDSVWGTDSDDLPRLVVSALRERGQRLAIAEGSTGGVLTGYLVGADDGVDQLGRPKTLNGRPASPEQAAPRFGAVSGSVITCDSETMRALGVPLGLLQKLPYGAVEVVAALAAAVRAFFKADLGVANLGPCVPVLAASNDASIAEPGVGKLTRMQAEEAPRSGPPGVLPAVPGAKPVGDDRTITRVVIAIATASGTSVKTLDLPPLGGPWQRERSAFTSLHLLRSALR